One window from the genome of Cryptomeria japonica chromosome 6, Sugi_1.0, whole genome shotgun sequence encodes:
- the LOC131038299 gene encoding uncharacterized protein LOC131038299 — protein MQGEGENIKPIRYGPFEILEKIGTNSFRLNLPPYMQIYSVVNVENLKLYEPPMILDEEADVQVPLVDDLSPEYMYELPKDVILDRNVRSSKRGAIEYLKVGRKGMHLGKAQWMKVERVRELYAHLLFK, from the coding sequence ATGCAAGGTGAAGGTGAAAATATTAAGCCTATCAGATATGGTCCCTTTGAGATCTTGGAAAAGATCGGTACCAATTCCTTTCGCCTTAATCTTCCTCCATATATGCAAATTTACTCAGTTGTAAATGTAGAAAATCTAAAGTTGTACGAGCCTCCAATGATTCTGGATGAAGAGGCTGATGTTCAGGTCCCATTAGTTGATGACCTTTCACCTGAGTATATGTATGAGCTGCCAAAAGATGTCATTCTtgacagaaatgtcagatcttcaaAAAGAGGTGCTATTGAGTACCTTAAAGTAGGACGTAAAGGGATGCATCTTGGAAAAGCACAATGGATGAAGGTTGAAAGAGTGAGGGAATTGTATGCTCACTTACTTTTCAAGTAA